One window of the Benincasa hispida cultivar B227 chromosome 3, ASM972705v1, whole genome shotgun sequence genome contains the following:
- the LOC120073143 gene encoding scarecrow-like protein 13 — protein sequence MQANRQASSVINEMYQQSVLEMDPYYLSHFHVMGNHVSPDTSSQGNSVNFSSCKDQFFTLESFPATADLSACNSPSAVSVLSSRSPFSPQGSQSCSSDQHHSFDNTCGSPLSGCSVTDDDNELKHKLKELEISLLGPESDIVDSCYCSFRSGTHQDASVAKRNWNQVVEMIPRLNLQDTLIHCAQAIHDSDLNVATLFMDVLGQMVSVSGDPAQRLGAYLLEGLRARLERSGSAIYKALKCEEPTSSELMSYMSVLFQICPYFKFGYTSANAVIWEAMVNEPIIHIIDFQIAQGSQYIPLIQDLANRPGGPPVLRITGVDDSQSAHARGGGLQIVGQKLAQLAQSKGIPFQFHAAAMSGCEVERSNLRIRPGEALAVNFPYALHHMPDESVSTHNHRDRLLRLVKSLSPKVVTIVEQESNTNTSPFLHRFIETLDYYTAMFESIDVARSRDDKQRIRAEQHCVARDIVNMVACEGFERVERHELLGKWRMRMRMAGFTSYPMSSSVTGAIKNMLRDFNENYRLQEVDGAIYLGWKNRPMATSSAWR from the coding sequence ATGCAAGCGAATCGGCAGGCTTCATCTGTGATCAATGAGATGTATCAACAATCTGTGCTAGAGATGGATCCTTACTATTTATCTCATTTTCACGTAATGGGAAACCATGTCTCTCCTGACACAAGCAGCCAGGGAAACAGTGTTAACTTCTCTTCCTGTAAGGATCAGTTCTTTACTCTGGAATCATTCCCGGCTACTGCTGATCTGAGTGCCTGTAATTCCCCTTCTGCTGTGAGTGTTCTGTCTTCCAGGAGTCCCTTCTCACCTCAAGGTTCTCAATCATGCTCTTCAGATCAACACCATTCCTTTGACAACACTTGCGGATCACCATTAAGTGGATGCTCTGTAACTGATGATGATAACGAATTAAAGCACAAGCTGAAAGAATTAGAAATTTCTTTGCTGGGGCCTGAATCTGACATTGTAGATAGCTGCTACTGTTCTTTCAGGAGTGGGACACATCAAGATGCATCAGTGGCAAAGCGTAACTGGAATCAGGTGGTTGAAATGATTCCTAGACTAAATCTTCAGGACACACTTATCCATTGTGCCCAAGCGATTCATGATTCGGATCTAAATGTGGCGACATTATTTATGGATGTTTTAGGGCAGATGGTTTCTGTCTCCGGTGATCCAGCTCAGAGGTTGGGAGCTTACTTGTTGGAAGGGCTTAGAGCGAGGCTGGAACGATCTGGGAGTGCAATATACAAGGCTCTAAAGTGTGAAGAGCCAACAAGTTCTGAACTAATGTCATATATGTCTGTTCTATTCCAGATTTGCCCGTACTTCAAATTTGGTTATACTTCTGCTAATGCCGTCATTTGGGAGGCCATGGTAAATGAACCGATAATCCACATTATTGATTTTCAAATCGCACAGGGTAGTCAGTATATACCCCTCATCCAGGATCTTGCCAATCGGCCTGGTGGTCCCCCAGTTCTTCGCATAACGGGCGTGGATGATTCCCAATCAGCTCATGCTCGAGGAGGGGGACTGCAAATCGTGGGACAGAAGTTAGCTCAGCTGGCTCAATCAAAGGGAATTCCCTTCCAATTTCATGCTGCTGCAATGTCTGGTTGTGAGGTTGAACGCAGTAATCTTAGAATAAGACCGGGAGAAGCATTGGCTGTGAATTTTCCGTATGCCTTACACCACATGCCAGATGAGAGCGTTAGCACACATAATCACCGAGACCGGCTTTTAAGGCTGGTTAAAAGTCTGTCACCAAAAGTAGTAACCATAGTTGAGCAGGAATCCAACACGAACACATCCCCATTCCTTCATCGTTTTATAGAGACGCTAGATTATTACACTGCTATGTTCGAGTCAATAGATGTAGCTCGTTCAAGAGACGACAAGCAGCGAATCAGGGCAGAGCAACATTGTGTGGCCCGAGACATAGTGAACATGGTAGCTTGTGAGGGATTTGAAAGGGTAGAACGCCATGAACTCCTTGGCAAGTGGAGGATGAGAATGAGGATGGCTGGTTTCACTTCATATCCAATGAGCTCATCTGTAACAGGAGCTATCAAGAATATGTTGAGGGATTTCAATGAGAACTACAGACTCCAAGAAGTGGATGGGGCCATCTACCTTGGCTGGAAAAACAGACCAATGGCAACCTCCTCTGCATGGAGATGA
- the LOC120073145 gene encoding uncharacterized protein LOC120073145 isoform X1 gives MEETALQRERERERRRIRDKERRSSMSTEQRERHLARRRRNYQLRRLRSRNVKITNLCFSETKFYKAVAETSIAELDLQRNGLTLVGFNHEQESLNPDSTMSSSFETLGPKAETFQGRVRLSHIRRLARSIGIHQMYSQMSFVEESTSNCKCEDLNLEYDQSRSSKVLRLNHIKHLARMMNSSVKPSTDESQHQTTIAGSTNY, from the exons ATGGAAGAAACGGCATTGCAAAGGGAGAGAGAGCGAGAACGACGTCGTATAAGGGATAAAGAAAGAAGATCGTCAATGAGCACAGAACAGAGAGAAAGGCATCTTGCAAGACGCCGACGAAACTACCAACTACGAAGGTTAAGATCTCGAAATGTAAAAATAACGAATCTATGCTTTTCtgaaaccaaattttataaggcaGTCGCTGAGACTTCCATTGCTGAGCTTGATCTGCAACGAAATGGGCTTACTCTCGTTGGTTTCAACCATGAACAAGAATCCTTAAATCCAGATTCCACAATGTCTTCCA GTTTTGAAACTTTGGGCCCAAAAGCTGAAACTTTTCAAGGAAGGGTTCGTTTGAGTCATATTCGACGACTTGCACGTTCAATTGGGATTCACCAAATGTATTCACAGATGAGTTTCGTGGAAGAATCAACTTCAAATTGTAAGTGTGAGGATCTTAACTTGGAATATGATCAAAGTAGATCATCTAAAGTGTTACGGCTAAATCACATCAAGCATCTAGCAAGAATGATGAATTCTTCTGTGAAGCCATCTACTGACGAATCGCAGCACCAAACTACCATTGCAGGTAGCACCAATTATTGA
- the LOC120073145 gene encoding uncharacterized protein LOC120073145 isoform X2 — protein sequence MEETALQRERERERRRIRDKERRSSMSTEQRERHLARRRRNYQLRRLRSRNVKITNLCFSETKFYKAVAETSIAELDLQRNGLTLVGFNHEQESLNPDSTMSSSFETLGPKAETFQGRVRLSHIRRLARSIGIHQMYSQMSFVEESTSNCKCEDLNLEYDQSRSSKVLRLNHIKHLARMMNSSVKPSTDESQHQTTIAG from the exons ATGGAAGAAACGGCATTGCAAAGGGAGAGAGAGCGAGAACGACGTCGTATAAGGGATAAAGAAAGAAGATCGTCAATGAGCACAGAACAGAGAGAAAGGCATCTTGCAAGACGCCGACGAAACTACCAACTACGAAGGTTAAGATCTCGAAATGTAAAAATAACGAATCTATGCTTTTCtgaaaccaaattttataaggcaGTCGCTGAGACTTCCATTGCTGAGCTTGATCTGCAACGAAATGGGCTTACTCTCGTTGGTTTCAACCATGAACAAGAATCCTTAAATCCAGATTCCACAATGTCTTCCA GTTTTGAAACTTTGGGCCCAAAAGCTGAAACTTTTCAAGGAAGGGTTCGTTTGAGTCATATTCGACGACTTGCACGTTCAATTGGGATTCACCAAATGTATTCACAGATGAGTTTCGTGGAAGAATCAACTTCAAATTGTAAGTGTGAGGATCTTAACTTGGAATATGATCAAAGTAGATCATCTAAAGTGTTACGGCTAAATCACATCAAGCATCTAGCAAGAATGATGAATTCTTCTGTGAAGCCATCTACTGACGAATCGCAGCACCAAACTACCATTGCAG GGTAA